In Salvelinus namaycush isolate Seneca chromosome 36, SaNama_1.0, whole genome shotgun sequence, one DNA window encodes the following:
- the LOC120030634 gene encoding RNA-binding protein 4B-like, with product MVKIFIGNLPREADKDEIQVLFSQYGAVTECAIVKNFAFVHMDDRKSATKAIRSLHLYKLHGTAINVEASRGKNQGAVKLHVTNVEKGNDDELRTLFEEYGTVSECAIVKNFAFVHMDNSDEAMDAIKGLDNIEFQGKRIHVQISKSRPRYEEEEDYPPPPPERGGYWPPRGYPGERHDPPPPSYLRGRQPPPHHGYPAPPPPPPPPRRAPYPERAYERERQSYAVVDYYEKYRARPAPYGIMSYDERRVGSLPPPPPPPSSMVRERFMTSGLDPYERRPLPPPPSAYYARDRSPIRRAPPPPMPPAGNGYSYERSRLSPISRPAMYNLPRTRDPYADRLPPPPAARYY from the exons ATGGTCAAGATCTTCATTGGGAACCTCCCTCGGGAGGCAGACAAGGATGAAATTCAGGTGTTGTTCTCCCAGTACGGTGCCGTCACAGAATGCGCCATCGTCAAGAATTTTGCTTTCGTCCACATGGATGACCGTAAGTCTGCCACCAAAGCCATCCGCAGCCTGCACCTCTACAAGCTGCATGGCACGGCGATAAATGTCGAGGCTAGTCGCGGGAAGAACCAGGGAGCCGTCAAACTCCACGTGACAAACGTGGAGAAAGGCAACGATGATGAGCTCCGCACTCTGTTCGAGGAGTATGGCACAGTCTCTGAATGTGCTATTGTCAAAAACTTTGCGTTTGTGCACATGGACAACTCCGACGAGGCTATGGATGCCATCAAGGGATTAGACAACATTGAATTCCAgg GGAAACGTATCCATGTTCAGATATCCAAGAGCCGTCCCAGGTACGAGGAGGAAGAAGACTATCCACCACCCCCACCTGAGAGGGGTGGTTACTGGCCCCCCCGTGGCTACCCCGGGGAGAGGCATGATCCTCCACCCCCTAGCTATCTAAGAGGTCGACAGCCACCCCCTCATCACGGGTACCCTGccccccctccaccaccccctcCCCCTCGACGAGCCCCTTACCCAGAGCGTGCTTATGAGCGCGAGAGGCAGAGCTATGCCGTGGTGGATTACTATGAGAAATACAGGGCTCGTCCTGCCCCTTACGGCATAATGTCCTATGATGAGAGGCGTGTAGGCTCCTTACCCCCTCCTCCCCCGCCCCCCTCTTCCATGGTCAGGGAGCGCTTCATGACCTCTGGCCTCGATCCATATGAGCGtcgccccctccctccccccccctctgcGTACTACGCCAGGGACCGCAGTCCCATTCGGAGGGCCCCTCCTCCCCCCATGCCCCCCGCCGGTAACGGTTACTCCTATGAGCGTTCCCGACTCTCTCCCATCTCTCGGCCCGCGATGTACAACCTACCCCGTACCAGGGACCCCTACGCCGACAGGTTGCCACCGCCGCCAGCGGCTCGCTATTACTAA
- the tifa gene encoding TRAF-interacting protein with FHA domain-containing protein A has translation MEVSHTVETEELMTCLQIQLYHPQQASRALYRMLPLDTRHKLQAEDPVKLGRDAQACTFVLADPRVSRKQLSLQAYRTSNSPDMLFSVQNLSQKGRVTVNGFELGFLERAELPGKALIRFGEYEMLIRRENGEAKGSFEVEFRVLAVPPSREMGMVVPNMVPVMDTGSDLSTNGIPPLMSQGPMEMDETIMYQSGSALLS, from the coding sequence ATGGAGGTGTCTCACACCGTGGAAACAGAGGAGCTGATGACATGCCTCCAGATCCAGCTCTACCACCCCCAGCAGGCTTCCAGGGCTCTGTACCGCATGTTGCCTCTGGACACCAGACACAAGCTCCAGGCCGAGGACCCAGTGAAGCTGGGCCGGGATGCCCAGGCCTGCACCTTCGTGCTGGCCGACCCCCGTGTCTCCCGCAAGCAGCTGTCCTTGCAGGCCTACCGCACCTCCAACAGCCCGGACATGCTATTTTCTGTGCAGAACCTGAGCCAGAAGGGACGTGTGACTGTCAATGGGTTTGAGTTGGGGTTCCTGGAGAGGGCAGAGCTGCCGGGTAAGGCCTTGATCCGGTTCGGGGAATACGAGATGCTGATACGCCGTGAGAATGGAGAGGCGAAGGGGAGCTTTGAGGTGGAGTTTCGGGTGCTGGCAGTACCCCCTTCCAGAGAGATGGGCATGGTCGTGCCAAATATGGTGCCCGTCATGGACACGGGCTCAGACCTTTCAACCAATGGCATCCCACCACTCATGAGCCAAGGGCCAATGGAGATGGATGAGACAATCATGTACCAATCAGGCAGTGCGCTTCTTTCATAA
- the LOC120030317 gene encoding RNA-binding protein 4B-like → MVKIFIGNVPREADKDEIQALFSQYGAVTECAIVKNFAFVHMDDRKSATKAIRSLHLYKLHGTAINVEASRGKNQGAVKLHVTNVEKGNDDELRTLFEEYGTVSECAIVKNFAFVHMDNSDEALDAIKGLDNVEFQGKRIHVQISKSRPRYEEEEDYPPPQRGGYWPPRGYPGERHDPPPPSYLRGRHPPPHHGYPAPPPPPPPPRRAPYPERAYERERESYAVVDYYEKYRARPAAYGIMSYDERRVGSLPPPPPPPSSMVRERFMASGLDPYERRPLPPPPSAYYARDRSPIRRAPPPPMPPAGNGYSYERSRLSPVSRPAMYNLPRTRDPYADRLPPPPPARYY, encoded by the exons ATGGTCAAGATCTTCATTGGGAATGTCCCTCGGGAGGCAGACAAGGATGAAATCCAGGCGCTCTTCTCACAGTACGGTGCCGTCACAGAATGCGCCATCGTCAAGAATTTTGCATTCGTCCACATGGATGACCGTAAGTCTGCCACCAAAGCCATCCGCAGCCTGCACCTCTACAAGCTGCATGGCACGGCGATAAATGTCGAGGCTAGTCGCGGGAAGAACCAGGGAGCCGTCAAACTCCACGTGACAAACGTGGAGAAGGGCAACGATGATGAGCTCCGCACTCTGTTCGAGGAGTATGGCACAGTCTCTGAATGTGCTATTGTCAAAAACTTCGCGTTTGTGCACATGGACAACTCCGACGAAGCTTTGGATGCCATCAAGGGATTAGACAACGTTGAATTCCAGg GGAAACGTATCCATGTTCAGATATCAAAGAGCCGTCCCAGGTACGAGGAGGAAGAAGACTACCCCCCACCTCAAAGGGGGGGATACTGGCCCCCCCGTGGCTACCCCGGGGAGAGGCATGATCCTCCACCCCCTAGCTATCTAAGAGGTCGTCACCCACCCCCTCATCACGGGTACCCTGccccccctccaccaccccctcCCCCTAGACGAGCCCCTTACCCAGAGCGTGCTTATGAGCGCGAGAGGGAGAGCTATGCCGTGGTGGATTACTATGAGAAATACAGGGCTCGCCCTGCCGCTTACGGCATAATGTCCTATGATGAGAGGCGTGTAGGCTCCTTACCCCCTCCTCCCCCGCCCCCCTCCTCCATGGTCAGGGAGCGTTTCATGGCCTCTGGCCTCGATCCATATGAGCGtcgccccctccctcctcccccgtcTGCGTACTACGCCAGGGACCGTAGTCCCATTCGGAGGGCTCCTCCTCCCCCCATGCCCCCCGCCGGTAACGGTTACTCCTATGAGCGTTCCCGACTCTCCCCCGTCTCTCGGCCCGCGATGTACAACCTACCACGTACCAGGGACCCCTACGCCGACAGGTTGCCACCGCCGCCACCGGCCCGCTATTACTAA